Proteins found in one Myxococcus virescens genomic segment:
- a CDS encoding M13 family metallopeptidase, giving the protein MSPLKTFSRRAWARSALGTLLLTGCATTQQPAPSDDAPPPAVPAAQAASAEAVRSLGVELKHLDRDVRPQDDFYAFVNGNWLKTTSIPADRARYGTFIELADKAELAMRAIIEESAAAKERHPGSTAQKVGDLYNSFMDTQHIESLGLKPVSDELARVKAVKRADALPELFASLLREGVPVPFGIFVGQDQKQATRYIVYATQLGLGLPDRDYYTKQEPRFVEVRAAYVAYIEKLLTLAGEKNAKKAAQDVMAFETALAAKQWDRARNRDREKTYNPKTVAELDALTPGFSWGRFLTASGAEATPSVIVRQPDYLEALGGLLKSTPLPVIKQYLALKVLDTRAPLLSSAFEQAHFEFRGKTLQGLEENRPRWKRGVAQVNEVVGEAVGQLYVERHFSPDSKKRMQELVANLREAFRKGIDGLDWMSPATKAQAQAKLEKFGVKIGYPDKWRDYSSLDIVAGDLVGNVRRGELFDHQRAVGKLGKPIDREEWGMTPQTVNAYYSSTMNEIVFPAAILQPPFFNPEADDATNYGAIGGVIGHEFSHGFDDQGSRSDGDGNLRDWWTPEDKSGFEQRTNMLVNQYNGFSPLEAMNVNGKLTLGENIGDLSGLTVAYQAYKLSTQGKTPPVIDGFSGDQRFFLGWGQIWRGLYRDDAMRQMLLTDTHSPPRYRVNGVVRNMPEFYEAFGVKEGDATWLPPEQRVKIW; this is encoded by the coding sequence TTGAGCCCCCTGAAGACCTTCTCCCGCCGTGCCTGGGCCCGCAGCGCCTTGGGCACCCTGCTCCTCACCGGTTGTGCCACCACGCAGCAGCCGGCCCCCTCCGATGACGCGCCTCCTCCGGCCGTGCCCGCCGCCCAGGCCGCTTCTGCGGAAGCCGTCCGTTCGCTGGGCGTGGAGCTGAAGCACCTGGACCGCGATGTCCGGCCGCAGGACGACTTCTACGCCTTCGTCAACGGCAACTGGCTGAAGACGACGTCCATCCCCGCGGACCGCGCGCGCTACGGTACCTTCATCGAGCTGGCGGACAAGGCCGAGCTGGCCATGCGCGCCATCATCGAGGAGTCCGCCGCGGCGAAGGAGCGCCACCCCGGCTCCACCGCACAGAAGGTGGGGGACCTCTACAACAGCTTCATGGACACCCAGCACATCGAGTCGCTGGGCCTGAAGCCGGTGAGCGACGAGCTGGCGCGCGTGAAGGCCGTGAAGCGCGCGGACGCGCTGCCGGAGCTGTTCGCGTCGCTGCTGCGTGAAGGCGTGCCGGTGCCGTTCGGCATCTTCGTGGGCCAGGACCAGAAGCAGGCCACGCGTTACATCGTCTACGCCACGCAGCTGGGCCTGGGCCTGCCGGACCGGGACTACTACACCAAGCAGGAGCCGCGCTTCGTCGAGGTCCGCGCCGCGTACGTGGCCTACATCGAGAAGCTGCTCACGCTGGCCGGTGAGAAGAACGCGAAGAAGGCCGCCCAGGACGTGATGGCGTTCGAGACGGCGCTGGCCGCGAAGCAGTGGGACCGGGCACGCAACCGCGATCGGGAGAAGACGTACAACCCCAAGACGGTCGCGGAGCTGGACGCGCTGACGCCGGGCTTCTCCTGGGGCCGCTTCCTCACGGCGTCCGGTGCGGAGGCCACGCCCTCCGTCATCGTCCGCCAGCCGGACTACCTGGAGGCCCTGGGCGGGCTGCTGAAGTCCACGCCGCTGCCGGTCATCAAGCAGTACCTGGCGCTGAAGGTGCTGGACACCCGCGCGCCGCTGCTCAGCAGTGCCTTCGAGCAGGCGCACTTCGAGTTCCGCGGCAAGACGCTCCAGGGACTGGAGGAGAACCGGCCGCGTTGGAAGCGCGGCGTGGCCCAGGTGAACGAGGTCGTCGGCGAGGCCGTGGGCCAGCTCTACGTGGAGCGCCACTTCAGCCCCGACTCCAAGAAGCGCATGCAGGAGCTGGTGGCCAACCTGCGCGAAGCCTTCCGCAAGGGCATCGACGGACTGGACTGGATGAGCCCCGCCACCAAGGCGCAGGCCCAGGCCAAGCTGGAGAAGTTCGGCGTGAAGATTGGCTACCCGGACAAGTGGCGGGATTACTCGTCGTTGGACATCGTCGCCGGTGATTTGGTGGGCAACGTCCGCCGGGGCGAGCTGTTCGATCACCAGCGCGCGGTGGGCAAGCTGGGCAAGCCCATCGACCGCGAGGAGTGGGGCATGACGCCGCAGACGGTGAATGCCTACTACAGCTCCACGATGAACGAGATTGTCTTCCCGGCCGCCATCCTCCAGCCGCCGTTCTTCAATCCGGAGGCGGACGACGCGACGAACTACGGCGCCATCGGCGGCGTCATCGGCCACGAGTTCAGCCACGGCTTCGACGACCAGGGCAGCCGCTCCGACGGCGACGGCAACCTGCGTGACTGGTGGACGCCCGAGGACAAGTCGGGCTTCGAGCAGCGCACCAACATGCTGGTGAATCAGTACAACGGCTTCAGCCCGCTGGAGGCCATGAACGTCAACGGCAAGCTCACGCTGGGCGAGAACATCGGCGACCTGAGCGGCCTCACCGTGGCGTACCAGGCCTACAAGCTGTCCACCCAGGGCAAGACGCCGCCCGTCATCGACGGCTTCTCCGGCGACCAGCGTTTCTTCCTGGGCTGGGGGCAGATCTGGCGCGGCCTGTACCGGGACGATGCCATGCGGCAGATGCTGCTGACCGACACCCACTCGCCGCCGCGGTACCGCGTCAACGGCGTGGTGCGGAACATGCCGGAGTTCTACGAGGCCTTCGGCGTGAAGGAGGGGGACGCCACCTGGCTGCCGCCCGAGCAGCGCGTCAAGATCTGGTAG
- a CDS encoding C45 family autoproteolytic acyltransferase/hydolase — translation MSSLRMTSKLLGALLLSASTLHAAPSWAAAPASTPVAVPNGNFEIAGGSGSLPAFWKSRGQGKASGSAAAKVEGARGLAIENPVGGAETTVESEAMKLQVGQLYRLSAWVRTRGVQTDPQARYPTAHGACLSMKSFPFTNCSPAPAAEAGGRASVLFFATQSSDRVQLHLGRNGKATGTAWFDDVRIEKVDDITAYIPLESVRWAGKGFRYDEGGWIYVHIEGEPYERGHQFGQLVPQEIVRYMEKLGIEKDKTDASKGWNHQRLLADALFLRKYDAEFLEEMKGIADGANKAGAKFKDRELDLLDIVTLNSAVDAGQLAEANRATGTPLTGRTFLKAEEDAERAGKGDHCSSFVATRSATPDGRAIMGQIFMWGGYTGVHWDVVLDVKPTKGHRFVMQTFPGGIHSGSDWYVNAAGIVIGETTVGQSPFDMNGTPQSNRIRKAAQYASSIDDVARIMKDGNNGLYTNDWTLADTKTDEGACLLLGTKKTRLWRTGGKGQAGDTPGNLKDFIWANNNNRDLEVRKEYVPNPDNAPVDLSFNTWNRDIAFWEYYAKYGKKGFDLDTAIRMMASSPINRPHACDGKVTTSEMAQKLMFLAHYGKTTLREKMVGGRWIPDLPGATPHLSLGYTAFSPVFVAEKLGAARKGWTPPAEPAALKRDVSKVKDAFVFGRPLLWANTVFPATDGENWLVSGTAAYWKLLKDLPADGDTSDKAFEYQRNALADLNARYLFTTSREADVVPASAKTDYGRYGTYMLPRIKGTFLLHQLRLLLGNAHFSKAMNALHGRYANKNVTTADFKRAVLEATGRDVGLFVSQWVEQTGLPQPRIRASAAQVKDGYEVTLKVEQPGSRPWHFVAMVEVRTAKGATLERVEVKGLNETFTFRTAEPPVRVVFNAGNDIPVPREHHQTLSNQLDAWEKLLLVHGTARQTESMRTLALGYREVLADAFVEYLMPIKPDAEVTDAELADRDLVLFGGAEDNALLARLAAEKKLPVELGRRYFRWQGKTYGRPDDGLAVALPNPWNPKRSMYLFVSNSGLQLWHMTRAYQRGLPGWALYRGAEVSAKGFHDVDALAQDVAVTPVAPPAAPAPTPTPVPAPVLGQPQR, via the coding sequence ATGTCCTCCTTACGCATGACGTCCAAGCTGCTTGGCGCGCTGCTGCTGTCCGCGAGCACGCTTCACGCGGCACCCTCCTGGGCCGCCGCGCCCGCCTCCACGCCCGTCGCCGTGCCCAACGGGAACTTCGAGATTGCGGGCGGCTCCGGCTCGCTCCCCGCCTTCTGGAAGTCCCGAGGGCAGGGGAAGGCATCCGGCAGCGCCGCGGCGAAGGTGGAGGGCGCTCGGGGCCTGGCCATCGAGAACCCGGTGGGCGGCGCCGAGACCACGGTGGAGTCCGAGGCGATGAAGCTCCAGGTGGGCCAGCTCTATCGGCTCAGCGCCTGGGTGCGCACGCGCGGCGTCCAGACGGACCCGCAGGCGCGCTACCCCACGGCGCACGGCGCCTGCCTGTCGATGAAGAGCTTCCCCTTCACCAACTGCTCACCCGCGCCCGCAGCGGAAGCGGGAGGCCGCGCGTCGGTGCTCTTCTTCGCCACCCAGTCCTCGGACCGGGTGCAGCTCCACCTGGGCCGCAACGGCAAGGCCACGGGCACCGCCTGGTTCGACGACGTCCGCATCGAGAAGGTGGACGACATCACCGCCTACATTCCGCTGGAGTCGGTGCGCTGGGCCGGCAAGGGCTTCCGCTATGACGAGGGCGGGTGGATCTACGTCCACATCGAGGGCGAGCCCTACGAGCGGGGCCACCAGTTCGGCCAGTTGGTGCCGCAGGAAATCGTCCGCTACATGGAGAAGCTCGGCATCGAGAAGGACAAGACGGACGCCTCCAAGGGGTGGAACCACCAGCGGCTGCTCGCGGACGCGCTCTTCCTGCGCAAGTACGACGCGGAGTTCCTGGAGGAGATGAAGGGCATCGCGGACGGCGCCAACAAGGCGGGCGCGAAGTTCAAGGACCGCGAGCTGGACCTGCTGGACATCGTCACGCTCAACTCCGCCGTGGACGCGGGGCAGCTCGCCGAGGCGAACCGGGCCACGGGCACGCCGCTCACCGGCCGCACCTTCCTCAAGGCGGAGGAGGACGCGGAGCGGGCGGGGAAGGGGGACCACTGCTCCTCCTTCGTGGCCACCAGGTCCGCCACCCCGGATGGCCGCGCCATCATGGGACAGATTTTCATGTGGGGCGGCTACACGGGCGTGCACTGGGACGTGGTGCTGGACGTGAAGCCCACCAAGGGCCACCGCTTCGTGATGCAGACCTTCCCGGGTGGCATCCACAGCGGCTCGGACTGGTACGTCAATGCCGCCGGCATCGTCATTGGCGAGACGACGGTGGGTCAGTCGCCGTTCGACATGAATGGCACGCCCCAGAGCAACCGCATCCGCAAGGCCGCGCAGTACGCGTCGTCCATCGACGACGTCGCCCGCATCATGAAGGACGGCAACAACGGCCTCTATACCAACGACTGGACGTTGGCGGACACGAAGACGGACGAGGGCGCGTGCCTGCTGCTGGGGACGAAGAAGACGCGCCTGTGGCGCACCGGCGGCAAGGGGCAGGCCGGGGACACGCCGGGCAATCTCAAGGACTTCATCTGGGCCAACAACAACAACCGGGATTTGGAGGTGCGCAAGGAGTACGTGCCCAACCCGGACAACGCTCCGGTGGATCTGTCCTTCAACACCTGGAACCGCGACATCGCCTTCTGGGAGTACTACGCGAAGTACGGCAAGAAGGGCTTCGACCTGGACACCGCCATCCGGATGATGGCCTCCAGCCCCATCAACCGGCCCCACGCGTGTGATGGCAAGGTCACCACGTCGGAGATGGCCCAGAAGCTGATGTTCCTGGCCCACTACGGCAAGACGACGCTGCGCGAGAAGATGGTGGGCGGCCGGTGGATTCCCGATCTGCCCGGCGCCACGCCGCACCTGTCGCTGGGCTACACGGCCTTCAGCCCCGTCTTCGTCGCGGAGAAGCTGGGGGCCGCGCGCAAGGGGTGGACGCCTCCCGCGGAGCCGGCCGCCCTCAAGCGCGACGTGTCGAAGGTGAAGGACGCGTTCGTCTTCGGCAGGCCCCTGCTGTGGGCCAACACCGTGTTCCCCGCGACGGACGGAGAGAACTGGCTGGTCAGCGGCACCGCCGCGTATTGGAAGCTGCTCAAGGACCTGCCGGCGGACGGAGACACGTCCGACAAGGCCTTCGAGTACCAGCGCAACGCACTGGCAGACCTCAACGCGCGCTACCTCTTCACCACCTCGCGCGAGGCGGACGTGGTGCCGGCCTCCGCGAAGACGGACTACGGCCGCTACGGCACCTACATGCTGCCGCGCATCAAGGGCACCTTCCTGCTGCACCAGCTCCGGTTGCTGCTGGGCAACGCCCACTTCTCCAAGGCGATGAACGCCCTGCATGGCCGCTACGCCAACAAGAACGTCACCACCGCGGACTTCAAGCGCGCGGTGCTGGAGGCCACCGGCAGGGACGTGGGCCTCTTCGTGTCGCAGTGGGTGGAGCAGACCGGACTGCCGCAGCCGCGCATCCGAGCCAGCGCCGCGCAGGTGAAGGACGGCTACGAGGTGACGCTGAAGGTGGAGCAGCCCGGCTCGCGCCCCTGGCACTTCGTTGCGATGGTGGAGGTGCGCACCGCGAAGGGCGCCACGCTGGAGCGCGTGGAGGTGAAGGGCCTCAACGAGACGTTCACCTTCCGCACGGCGGAGCCGCCCGTCCGCGTGGTGTTCAACGCCGGCAATGACATCCCGGTGCCGCGCGAGCACCACCAGACGCTGTCGAACCAGCTCGACGCCTGGGAGAAGCTGCTCCTGGTGCACGGCACGGCGCGCCAGACGGAGTCCATGCGCACGCTGGCGCTGGGCTACCGGGAGGTGCTGGCGGACGCGTTCGTGGAGTACCTGATGCCCATCAAGCCGGACGCCGAGGTGACGGACGCGGAGCTGGCGGACCGGGACTTGGTCCTCTTCGGCGGCGCGGAGGACAACGCGCTGCTGGCGCGGCTGGCGGCCGAGAAGAAGCTCCCCGTGGAGCTGGGGCGGCGCTACTTCCGCTGGCAGGGCAAGACGTACGGCCGCCCGGATGATGGCCTGGCCGTCGCGCTGCCGAACCCGTGGAATCCGAAGCGGTCGATGTACCTGTTCGTGTCCAACAGTGGACTTCAGCTCTGGCACATGACGCGCGCCTACCAGCGCGGCCTGCCGGGCTGGGCCCTGTACCGGGGCGCCGAGGTGAGCGCCAAGGGCTTCCACGACGTGGACGCACTGGCCCAGGACGTCGCGGTGACGCCCGTCGCCCCGCCCGCCGCGCCAGCGCCCACGCCCACGCCTGTACCGGCGCCGGTGCTGGGCCAGCCGCAGCGTTAG
- a CDS encoding VOC family protein has translation MEFHKGRLFDHVHLRVQDLDASKRFYRAVLDVLGVPFFSESPHHFSADELFVDRVAPGTPRSERGVHLAFQAKDRETVHRFHAAALAAGGRDNGAPGERNYHPGYYGAFVLDPDGNNIEAVFHGPVTRSAESVVMKPAF, from the coding sequence ATGGAGTTCCACAAGGGCCGGCTGTTCGATCACGTCCATCTGCGCGTCCAGGACCTCGATGCCAGCAAGCGATTCTATCGCGCGGTGCTGGACGTGTTGGGCGTGCCCTTCTTCAGCGAGAGTCCCCACCACTTCTCCGCCGACGAGCTGTTCGTCGACCGGGTGGCCCCCGGGACGCCCCGCTCCGAGCGCGGCGTCCATCTGGCCTTCCAGGCGAAGGACCGGGAGACCGTCCACCGGTTCCACGCAGCGGCGCTCGCCGCGGGCGGCCGGGACAACGGGGCGCCGGGTGAGCGCAACTACCACCCCGGCTATTACGGCGCGTTCGTCCTGGACCCGGATGGGAACAACATCGAGGCCGTGTTCCATGGCCCGGTGACGCGCTCGGCGGAGTCCGTGGTGATGAAGCCGGCGTTCTGA
- the trhA gene encoding PAQR family membrane homeostasis protein TrhA, which translates to MPLDARALRASEAGRDVPRADARVTCDDYEQVMASPDGTDTLLLIESVKPRLRGVSHAVAFVAALLGCIQLALMPVRGPQYLADLVFGGSLVLMFGVSATYHRFTWGMDAYRRIQRFDHAAIYILIAGSFTPMATLDTTGDTSLYLLWLMWIAALTGASLTLLGVHTSRGLRSALYVALGAVATPVMLRLPEVIGSGRVAWLVLGGVLYAVGAVIYARRWPDPIPTVFGYHEIFHLLVVAAAGVHYAVILDIVGGA; encoded by the coding sequence ATTCCGCTGGACGCTCGGGCGCTCCGGGCGTCAGAAGCTGGACGGGATGTCCCGCGCGCTGACGCGAGGGTGACCTGCGATGATTACGAGCAGGTCATGGCGTCTCCAGATGGCACCGACACCCTGCTCCTCATCGAGAGCGTCAAGCCCCGGCTCCGAGGTGTCTCCCACGCCGTGGCCTTCGTGGCGGCGCTGCTCGGGTGCATCCAACTGGCGCTGATGCCAGTGCGCGGCCCCCAGTACCTGGCCGACCTCGTGTTCGGTGGCAGCCTGGTGCTGATGTTCGGCGTGAGCGCCACCTACCACCGCTTCACCTGGGGCATGGACGCGTACCGGCGCATCCAGCGCTTCGACCACGCGGCCATCTACATCCTCATCGCGGGCTCATTCACGCCCATGGCCACGCTGGACACCACGGGTGACACCAGCCTGTACCTGCTCTGGTTGATGTGGATCGCCGCGCTGACGGGCGCGAGCCTCACGCTCCTGGGCGTGCACACCTCGCGAGGGCTGCGCTCCGCGCTCTACGTCGCCCTGGGCGCCGTGGCCACGCCGGTGATGCTGCGGCTCCCCGAGGTGATTGGCTCCGGGCGCGTCGCGTGGCTCGTGCTGGGCGGGGTGCTCTACGCCGTGGGCGCGGTCATCTATGCGCGCCGCTGGCCCGACCCGATTCCCACCGTCTTCGGCTACCACGAAATCTTCCACCTGCTCGTCGTGGCCGCGGCGGGCGTGCACTACGCCGTCATCCTGGACATCGTGGGCGGCGCCTGA
- a CDS encoding 1,4-dihydroxy-2-naphthoyl-CoA synthase: MVSDIFNPARWKAVEGFKFKDITFHRAVDQGTVRIAFNRPEVRNAFRPRTVDELSRALEATRFMTDVGCVLITGNGPSPKDGGWAFCSGGDQRIRGKDGYQYEGEEGESDPARLGRLHILEVQRQIRFLPKAVIAVVPGWAVGGGHSLHVVCDMTIASKEHAVFKQTDADVASFDAGYGSALLARQIGQKRAREIFFVGANYSAEEAFQMGMVNAVVPHAQLEEFALEWAAEINTKSPTAIKMLKYAFNLPDDGLVGQQLFAGEATRLAYGTDEAQEGRDAFVQKRKRDFKRFPWSY, from the coding sequence ATGGTCTCGGACATCTTCAATCCGGCGCGCTGGAAGGCCGTCGAGGGCTTCAAGTTCAAGGACATCACCTTCCACCGCGCGGTGGACCAGGGCACGGTCCGCATCGCGTTCAACCGCCCGGAGGTCCGCAACGCCTTCCGGCCCCGCACCGTGGATGAGCTGTCCCGCGCGCTGGAGGCCACGCGCTTCATGACGGACGTGGGGTGCGTGCTCATCACGGGCAACGGGCCGTCGCCCAAGGATGGCGGCTGGGCCTTCTGCTCCGGTGGTGACCAGCGCATCCGCGGCAAGGACGGCTACCAGTACGAGGGCGAGGAGGGTGAGTCCGACCCCGCGCGCCTGGGCCGCCTCCACATCCTGGAGGTCCAGCGGCAGATTCGCTTCCTGCCCAAGGCCGTCATCGCCGTGGTTCCGGGCTGGGCCGTGGGCGGCGGGCACAGCCTCCACGTCGTCTGTGACATGACCATCGCCAGCAAGGAGCACGCGGTGTTCAAGCAGACGGACGCGGACGTGGCGTCGTTCGACGCCGGCTACGGTTCGGCGCTGCTGGCGCGGCAGATTGGTCAGAAGCGGGCGCGGGAGATCTTCTTCGTGGGCGCCAACTACTCGGCGGAGGAGGCCTTCCAGATGGGCATGGTCAACGCCGTGGTGCCCCATGCGCAGCTGGAGGAGTTCGCGCTGGAGTGGGCGGCGGAGATCAACACGAAGAGCCCCACGGCCATCAAGATGTTGAAGTACGCGTTCAACCTGCCCGACGACGGACTGGTGGGCCAGCAGCTCTTCGCAGGCGAGGCCACGCGCCTGGCCTACGGCACCGACGAGGCGCAGGAAGGCCGCGACGCCTTCGTCCAGAAGCGCAAGCGCGACTTCAAGCGCTTCCCCTGGTCGTACTGA
- the eutB gene encoding ethanolamine ammonia-lyase subunit EutB, whose amino-acid sequence MHLDPRFLLHRRAVLTAMVGGAAASVLGCRRKPTSTPTPEGVYIPDVKSGEDVFGYVQRLRGGFDDTLYKQVLGAANTFKEGDALVGVAAADENSRANARRLLGHTRLADVRRHPLHQDALYALSLEAEDSQAAALTADWTLGRLRKFLLESDEAAIHAIGPGLGSDAIGCVVKLMSDAELIALGSKVFNPLPGSKVGARGYMGARIQPNSPTDNVDDIRWQVFDGFSYAVGDVVLGCNPVSSTPESVAAIESALLEVLVTFGLTDVLPHCVLSHIDVQAEVERRQPGTTGVWFQSIAGSDSANATFDISVEKMLAYADERTGPFGLYFETGQGADFTNGHGHGYDMVLHESRKYGFARALSQRVSRARQGAAPWVHLNDVAGFIGPEVFRTREQLVRCCLEDIAMGKLHGLTIGLDICSTLHMDVSLDDLDWCIERIMPANPAYLMALPTKNDPMLGYLTTGFQDHVRIREQFGYKVDDRMWAFFQRLGVIDAEGKPTRHFGDPVWVYLQYLRAKGDSRPEADIRADAEQQLSAIRARGVPMARGYGTHPWDLEPALDAELRRVYADSKESLWTELTPAFITAVPEGVRLVSKSQDRTEYILHPETGEQLDAASLEAVRAMRARHAGRYDVQLMVSDGLNALAIMDEGQLAPYLETLRAALIAAGYQPAPEHLVLTSGRVRAGYRVGEALYAGLEDAARHRGLIHVIGERPGTGHHTFSAYITAPPGAVWSQPGKVDHNITRVVSGVALTAYAPSLAAPETVRLLQQLAPRGG is encoded by the coding sequence ATGCACCTGGACCCGAGGTTCCTGCTGCACCGACGCGCAGTGCTGACCGCGATGGTGGGAGGCGCGGCCGCCTCCGTTCTGGGCTGCCGGAGAAAACCGACGTCCACCCCCACGCCGGAAGGCGTCTACATCCCCGACGTGAAGTCGGGCGAGGACGTCTTCGGCTACGTCCAGCGGCTCCGGGGCGGCTTCGACGACACGCTCTACAAGCAGGTGCTGGGCGCGGCCAACACCTTCAAGGAGGGCGACGCGCTCGTGGGCGTCGCCGCCGCGGATGAGAACTCGCGTGCGAATGCGCGCAGGCTCCTGGGGCACACGCGGCTGGCGGACGTGCGGCGACACCCTTTGCACCAGGATGCGTTGTACGCACTGAGCCTGGAGGCCGAGGACTCGCAGGCGGCGGCGCTGACGGCGGACTGGACGTTGGGACGGCTGAGGAAGTTCCTGCTGGAGTCCGACGAGGCGGCCATTCATGCCATCGGCCCCGGGCTGGGCAGCGATGCCATTGGCTGCGTCGTCAAGCTGATGAGTGACGCGGAGCTCATCGCGCTGGGAAGCAAGGTGTTCAACCCGCTACCAGGCAGCAAGGTGGGCGCGCGGGGCTACATGGGGGCGCGCATCCAGCCCAACTCGCCCACCGACAACGTGGATGACATCCGCTGGCAGGTGTTCGACGGCTTCTCATACGCGGTGGGTGACGTGGTGCTGGGATGCAACCCGGTGTCCTCCACGCCGGAGTCCGTGGCCGCCATCGAGTCAGCCCTGCTCGAGGTGCTGGTGACCTTCGGACTGACGGACGTACTGCCCCACTGCGTGCTGTCCCATATCGACGTGCAGGCGGAGGTGGAGCGGCGGCAGCCCGGCACCACGGGCGTCTGGTTCCAGAGCATCGCTGGCAGCGACAGCGCCAACGCGACCTTCGACATCTCCGTGGAGAAGATGCTCGCCTACGCGGACGAGCGTACCGGGCCTTTCGGGCTCTACTTCGAGACAGGCCAGGGCGCGGACTTCACCAACGGCCATGGCCACGGCTACGACATGGTCCTCCACGAGTCGCGCAAGTACGGCTTCGCGAGGGCCCTGTCCCAACGTGTGTCCCGGGCGCGGCAGGGCGCGGCGCCATGGGTGCACCTCAACGACGTCGCGGGCTTCATCGGCCCGGAGGTGTTCCGCACCCGTGAGCAGTTGGTGCGCTGCTGCCTGGAAGACATCGCGATGGGCAAGCTGCACGGGCTCACCATTGGCCTGGACATCTGCTCCACGCTGCACATGGACGTGTCACTGGACGACCTGGACTGGTGCATCGAGCGCATCATGCCGGCGAATCCGGCGTACCTCATGGCGCTGCCCACGAAGAACGACCCGATGCTGGGCTACCTCACCACCGGGTTCCAGGACCACGTACGCATCCGCGAGCAGTTCGGCTACAAGGTGGATGACCGGATGTGGGCCTTCTTCCAGCGCCTGGGCGTCATCGACGCGGAGGGCAAGCCCACTCGCCACTTCGGTGACCCGGTCTGGGTCTATCTCCAGTACCTGCGCGCGAAGGGCGACAGCCGGCCGGAGGCGGACATCCGGGCGGACGCGGAGCAGCAGCTGTCGGCGATTCGTGCGCGCGGCGTGCCCATGGCGCGTGGGTACGGCACGCACCCGTGGGACCTGGAGCCCGCGCTGGACGCGGAGTTGCGCCGGGTCTACGCGGACTCGAAGGAGAGCCTGTGGACGGAGCTGACGCCCGCCTTCATCACCGCAGTGCCAGAGGGCGTGCGGCTGGTGTCGAAGTCGCAAGACCGGACGGAGTACATCCTCCACCCGGAGACGGGCGAGCAGCTCGACGCCGCGTCCCTGGAGGCGGTGCGCGCGATGAGGGCACGCCATGCGGGACGGTATGACGTGCAGTTGATGGTGTCCGACGGGCTCAACGCGCTGGCCATCATGGACGAGGGACAGCTCGCGCCCTATCTGGAGACACTCCGCGCGGCGCTGATTGCCGCGGGGTACCAGCCTGCTCCAGAGCATCTGGTGCTCACGTCCGGTCGCGTGCGCGCGGGGTACCGCGTGGGCGAAGCGCTGTACGCGGGCCTGGAGGACGCGGCCCGGCACCGGGGCCTCATCCACGTCATTGGCGAACGGCCCGGCACCGGCCACCACACCTTCTCCGCGTATATCACCGCGCCTCCCGGAGCCGTCTGGTCCCAGCCCGGCAAGGTGGACCACAACATCACCCGCGTGGTGTCCGGGGTCGCGCTCACGGCGTATGCGCCCTCACTGGCGGCGCCGGAGACAGTGCGGCTGCTTCAGCAACTGGCGCCCCGGGGCGGGTGA
- a CDS encoding RidA family protein: MPVTLMNPEGMMKPDVYRQVAVATGSRQVHIAGQVAYDAEGQLVARGDLAGQVAQAYRNVAIALAAAGATFNDVVRLTIYVVDWKHERMPDFLAGIEQVSKELNIVPAPASLIGVAALFEPGVLVEIEATAVVD; this comes from the coding sequence GTGCCTGTCACCCTGATGAACCCCGAAGGAATGATGAAGCCTGACGTGTACCGACAGGTGGCGGTCGCCACCGGCAGCAGGCAGGTGCACATCGCAGGGCAGGTCGCGTACGACGCGGAGGGGCAGCTCGTCGCACGAGGAGACCTGGCTGGGCAGGTCGCGCAGGCCTACCGCAACGTCGCCATCGCTCTCGCGGCGGCCGGGGCGACGTTCAACGACGTCGTTCGGCTGACGATCTACGTGGTCGACTGGAAGCACGAGCGGATGCCGGACTTCCTGGCCGGCATCGAGCAGGTCTCCAAGGAGTTGAACATCGTGCCGGCGCCAGCCTCGCTGATTGGCGTCGCCGCGCTCTTCGAGCCGGGCGTCCTCGTCGAGATTGAAGCCACGGCGGTCGTGGACTGA